One stretch of Thermus hydrothermalis DNA includes these proteins:
- a CDS encoding 5-formyltetrahydrofolate cyclo-ligase: MDKPALRRFALGVWKSLDRRALSVELVAQLLPWLAERRFQDILLYHPLPHELDLLSLTEKHPARYYLPKVAGEGLSVHPLGPLAPGPFGLLEPTTPPVDPGVLDLVVVPGLAFDREGFRLGHGKGFYDRFLAQVKAVRLGVVPEALLLPRLPRDPWDIPMAYLATEKGVWRVV, translated from the coding sequence GTGGACAAGCCCGCCCTGCGCCGCTTCGCCCTGGGCGTTTGGAAGAGCCTGGACCGCCGCGCCCTTTCCGTGGAGCTCGTGGCCCAGCTCCTCCCCTGGCTCGCGGAACGAAGGTTCCAGGACATCCTCCTCTACCATCCCTTACCCCACGAGCTGGACCTCCTATCCCTAACGGAAAAGCACCCCGCCCGCTACTACCTGCCCAAGGTGGCGGGGGAAGGGCTTTCCGTGCACCCCTTGGGCCCCCTGGCCCCAGGCCCCTTTGGCCTTCTGGAGCCCACCACGCCCCCGGTGGACCCAGGGGTGCTGGACCTGGTGGTGGTCCCGGGGCTTGCCTTTGACCGGGAGGGGTTTCGCCTGGGGCACGGCAAGGGGTTTTACGACCGCTTCCTGGCCCAAGTAAAGGCCGTCCGCCTGGGGGTGGTACCGGAAGCCCTCCTCCTTCCCCGCCTCCCCCGGGACCCCTGGGACATCCCCATGGCGTACCTGGCCACGGAGAAGGGGGTGTGGCGGGTTGTTTGA
- a CDS encoding S-layer homology domain-containing protein, with the protein MKRIWVWVFWGLGLVLAAFSDLPAGPVAERVERVVQAGWMQGYPDGTFRGTEPVNRYQLVATLGRVLKDLGVEPKEVAFRDVPKGHWALEGLALAAAWDLVSGYPDGTFRGQEELNRAALAVVLAKMLERLGVAKEAPLPWDVPQDHWAVAAVRRVLGAGLMDLNPDGSFGLTTEVNRYQLALALAGLQPLVEAKKPAPFPPTPSVALQSPSLASQETLDVAARWVGAGGKKVVVLGERVLLWEAGGGQDLGPNEGFQAAIPPWRLKGGVLEDGKARYVPLGTKEGKEVLPPVFQRLREGHLSLDPMGAYLLIVPSTPLCDCPSRVVRFVLLLTNPVGLYAEYVYLLDQPGNRVVGVAWPDSKNLVVLEEEKTRTLLYRVNLAAGEDIALSVWDEGGLEERSPLPVRPVAKTLLAALPLVSVWGLGFEGPERLLTTREGKLVRVQLSTALW; encoded by the coding sequence ATGAAGCGAATCTGGGTTTGGGTTTTTTGGGGTCTGGGGCTGGTTTTGGCCGCTTTTTCCGATCTGCCGGCGGGACCGGTGGCCGAGAGGGTGGAACGTGTGGTTCAGGCGGGGTGGATGCAGGGGTATCCGGATGGCACCTTCCGGGGCACGGAACCCGTGAACCGCTACCAGTTGGTGGCCACGTTGGGGCGGGTGCTTAAGGACCTGGGTGTGGAACCCAAGGAGGTGGCCTTCAGGGACGTTCCTAAGGGGCACTGGGCTCTGGAAGGGCTGGCTTTGGCGGCGGCTTGGGACTTGGTTTCCGGATACCCCGATGGAACCTTCCGAGGCCAAGAGGAGCTGAACCGGGCGGCCTTGGCGGTGGTTCTGGCGAAGATGCTGGAGCGCTTAGGGGTGGCCAAGGAAGCCCCCTTGCCTTGGGATGTGCCCCAAGATCACTGGGCGGTTGCCGCCGTGCGCCGCGTGCTGGGAGCAGGCCTGATGGACCTCAATCCGGACGGTTCCTTTGGTTTGACCACAGAGGTCAATCGCTACCAACTGGCGCTGGCCTTGGCCGGTTTGCAACCTTTGGTGGAGGCCAAGAAGCCTGCTCCCTTTCCTCCCACCCCCTCCGTGGCCCTGCAATCCCCCTCTTTGGCTTCTCAAGAAACGTTGGACGTGGCTGCCCGCTGGGTTGGGGCTGGGGGGAAGAAGGTGGTGGTGTTGGGGGAGAGGGTTCTCCTTTGGGAGGCCGGGGGGGGTCAGGACCTCGGGCCGAACGAGGGTTTCCAAGCCGCTATTCCTCCCTGGAGGTTGAAGGGTGGGGTCCTGGAAGATGGGAAAGCCCGCTATGTCCCCTTAGGGACCAAAGAGGGAAAGGAGGTGCTACCCCCGGTGTTCCAGCGCCTTAGGGAGGGGCACCTGAGCCTGGATCCGATGGGGGCCTACCTTTTGATAGTTCCTTCTACGCCGCTTTGCGACTGCCCCAGCCGGGTGGTGCGGTTTGTCCTTCTGCTAACCAATCCAGTGGGGTTGTATGCGGAGTACGTTTACCTTTTGGACCAGCCGGGTAACCGGGTGGTGGGGGTGGCCTGGCCGGATTCCAAGAATCTTGTGGTGTTGGAGGAGGAGAAAACGCGTACGTTGCTCTACCGCGTGAACCTAGCGGCCGGGGAGGATATCGCCCTTAGCGTTTGGGATGAGGGGGGCCTCGAGGAGCGCAGCCCCCTTCCCGTGCGCCCCGTAGCCAAAACGCTCTTGGCTGCGCTTCCCCTGGTTTCGGTATGGGGGCTGGGCTTTGAGGGGCCGGAACGCCTTTTGACTACCCGTGAGGGTAAGCTGGTGCGCGTTCAGCTATCCACCGCGCTTTGGTGA
- a CDS encoding FmdB family zinc ribbon protein, with protein MPVYVYKGLETGKYYEFEQGFHDEPLKAHPETGEPLKRVITPPAIIFKGSGWHVKDYAKKDSSSKSEGGEDKE; from the coding sequence ATGCCGGTCTACGTCTACAAAGGCCTGGAAACGGGCAAGTACTACGAGTTTGAACAGGGCTTCCACGACGAACCCCTGAAGGCCCACCCCGAAACCGGGGAGCCCCTGAAGCGGGTTATCACCCCGCCCGCCATCATCTTCAAGGGCTCGGGGTGGCACGTGAAGGACTACGCCAAGAAGGACTCCTCCTCCAAATCGGAAGGGGGCGAAGACAAGGAGTAA
- a CDS encoding HAD family hydrolase produces MRGALLDRDGVLLLMDEEALYKKALALAAHGPGLEKTLSVLAWAMREILEAVRWRKVRTLEEEARFFEALAQKAAQNLGLPPERLKGLRYYHFMRKAPGAEALLRSLKAQGLKVGVLSNTLPSLKESLAYHGLDGYIDGFFASCAMGVAKPDPEAFLLALKGLGLSPEETLYLDDDPENVETARRLGLRAEVYALHQSAVDS; encoded by the coding sequence ATGCGGGGGGCTTTGTTGGACCGGGACGGGGTACTCCTTCTCATGGACGAGGAGGCCCTCTACAAGAAGGCCTTGGCCCTCGCCGCCCACGGGCCTGGCCTGGAAAAGACCCTTTCCGTGCTCGCCTGGGCCATGCGGGAGATCTTAGAAGCGGTGCGGTGGCGCAAGGTGCGCACCCTGGAAGAGGAAGCCCGCTTTTTTGAAGCGCTGGCCCAGAAGGCCGCCCAAAACTTGGGCCTGCCCCCCGAGCGGCTAAAGGGCCTCCGCTACTACCACTTTATGCGCAAAGCGCCGGGCGCCGAGGCCCTCCTGCGAAGCCTAAAGGCGCAGGGGCTCAAGGTGGGGGTGCTTTCCAACACCCTGCCAAGCCTCAAGGAAAGCCTCGCCTACCATGGCCTAGACGGCTACATAGATGGCTTCTTCGCCTCCTGCGCCATGGGCGTCGCCAAACCGGACCCGGAGGCCTTTCTCCTTGCGCTAAAGGGCCTCGGCCTCTCCCCCGAGGAAACCCTCTACCTGGACGATGACCCCGAGAACGTGGAAACCGCCCGGAGGCTCGGCCTCCGGGCAGAGGTGTACGCCCTTCACCAAAGCGCGGTGGATAGCTGA